A region of the Pseudomonas silesiensis genome:
GGCGGGGGCGACAAGGATAATGGCAGGACTTGCCGCAGATCCAGTGCGGGAACGGTTCGATCACCGATGTCGCGTGCACCGCAAATACCTGTGGGAGCGAGATCGGCTTGCCCGCGAAGGCTATCTCAGGTTCACTTCGCCCGAAGCAGCCAATTCATAACACCTCGCCTTTATCCCACAAATGCACCAATTCCCCCGGCGCCCGATCTTCAGGCACTTTCATCACCATCCGGTCATCCTGCTCACCAATGCGATAGCACACTTCAATTTCATAAAAACGCTGGTCACCTCGCCCCGAGGCCGGGTCTTCGATTGCCAGGCAACCTTCCAGCACAGAGCAAATCCGTGTGCGTTGATCGATGTTGCATTGCGCAAACGCGATTTCACGAGGACGAGTCAGCGTATGGATCGCCGCCACGCCGCCCTGGCGGGACAGACGTACCACGGCATCATCGCCCAGAGGGGGCAGGCTTTTCATGATTGCTCCTGAGTCGGGACGACACCTGTTTCAGACCAGGCATGCCGCACCACTTGCGCCTCATCGGCGCCGAAACGCTGCCGGGCATGCTCGATGGTCAGCGCCGCGAAGTCACTGAAGGATGCCTCGTTGTTCAAGCCTTGGTCGCACAGGGTGTCATACCAGATACGACCGGTTTTCTCCCAGGCAAAGCCGCCGAACGCCTTGGCCGCGATATAAAACGCCCGGTTGGGGATACCGGAATTGATGTGCACGCCACCGTTGTCCTCCTGGGTGATCACGAACTTGCGCATGTGATCCGGTTGCGGGTCCTTGCCCAGCAGCGGGTCGTCATAGGCCGTGCCGGGATGAGCCATCGAACGCAAGCCGACGCCTTTTATCCGCGGTGTCAGCAAGTCGGCGCCGATCAGCCAGTCCGCCTCGTCGGCACTCTGGCCCAGGACATGTTGCTTGATCAGCACCCCGAACACGTCCGATAGCGACTCATTCAAGGCCCCGGACTGATTGGCGTAAACCAGGCCGGCCTCGCTTTCGATCACGCCGTGGGTCAATTCGTGCCCGATCACATCCAGCGAGCGGGTGAAACGCTCGAAAATTTCGCCGTCACCGTCGCCGAAGACCATCTGCGCGCCGTTCCAGAAGGCATTCTCGTAGTCCTGGCCATAATGCACGCTACCGATCAGCGCAAAACCCTTGTTATCGATGGAGTCGCGGCCGAGCACCTTCCAGAAGAAATCATGGCTGGCGCCCAGTGCGTCGTAGGCCTCATCGACCGCCGGATCGCCCGTCGCCGGCTGCCCTTCAAGCCGGGCAGGCATTCCCGGCAGGAGCATTTTCCCCTGAGCGTCATGAATGCTGCGCCGGACCTGACCGGGTTGCGCGGAAGGCGGCAGGAGGGTCGCCGCCGCAGAACGCACCGGTGGCAGCGGCGTATGCCGAAGGGTGCGCACATGGCTCAGGGTACTCAGGGCACTGGAGCGCTGCCGCTCGGAGCCATGGGCAATAATGCGGTTGAGGATGTAAGGCGGAATGAAACTGCGCAGTGATCGTGAGTCGGTCATCAGAGCATCCTTTCCTGAGTACGATGTCGATACACATGTGAGCGGCAGGCGGCGTTTCGGTTCCATGGATTGCCAACAGCGGCGGATTCTGCGAAAACCTGCGCCTGCGCCCCCATGACCCGGGCGACAACGAACGAGTATCCAGTATGAATGAAGCATTACAAATCATCGATCTGCAGCCGGGCGACGGCAAAGCCGCCGTCAAGGGCGCGTTGATCACCACGCAATACCGCGGCTGGCTGGAAGACGGCACTGAATTCGATTCCTCCTACAGCCGGGGCAAGCCGTTCCAGTGCGTGATCGGCACCGGTCGGGTGATCAAGGGCTGGGACCAGGGCATCATCGGCATGCAGGTGGGCGGCAAGCGCAAGTTGCTGGTGCCGGCGCACCTGGCCTATGGCGAGCGGAGCATGGGCAAGATCCTGCCGAATTCGAATCTGATCTTCGAGATCGAGTTGCTGGAAGTGTTGACCCGGGATGATTGATTGTTTGGTTCTTGATGGAGATCAAAAAATCGCAGCCTGCCGGGTTCCTGCGGACAATCGTATTTAGGAGGACGTTCTGATTGTTTTTGCCTTCGATCCAGTTTCATTAATATGCTGCAGTCGAGGCAGGTTACCTATTCTGGTTATCGCCAGTTCCGGGCGGTTCAATAAGGCCTCCTGGTTTCCCACAGTGATTGAGTCGGGCGTCGGGCGTGCCAGGACGGGCGATTGTGCTCGTGTGGCGTTATGAGTGGGTACCGGGGGCCGGGGGCTCGGAGGTGAATATGGCGGGGGCAGGCTCAGGCTGGAGAAAGAAGGGGGCAGTGTTTCTGGCGCAGCTAACGACAGTGTCGAATATCGAGGAGGCCTGTCCATAGTTCGAGCAACCCTCTGAAACCATTGAGCACTTCTTGCCGTCGCAGCTCTCGCCGCTCTGTACGCCAGCGTCATGCTGGCAGCCCCAGCGACCACGCTCGAGCTCGCCAGAATCGGTGCTATTACCAAAGCAGCGTTTGCAGAGGCAGCTGTACCAAGTAATACGCCAAGCGCCCCTGTCCCCAGAGCCAAAATGCCTTGTGCAGCAAAACGACCGCTACTGGACAATGCAACGCCCATACCTCCTAACGAAGATGCCACGCCCCCAGCATCCACTAGGTGGATCAGGACCGTCGGAATAACAAAATGCCCTGTGGGATCACGATAGTTGATGGGATCGCCCATGCAGAACATGTACGGGTTCAACCCACCCGCCCTAAACGGGCTCAAATTGTCAGGGCTGTGAAAGCGCATCAGAACCGGATTATAGGCTCGATAACCCTTACCCGGCAGGTACCAATGAGTATGCCTCTCTCGAAGTTCTCCATTGAAACCCAGGCAGGACGAAGGTTGGCGATCTGGCGATTGGTGACCGTAGGCAGAGTACGCCCTCCGGTTGATATTACCTTGAACAACTTCCGCTAGCACGGATTGGCTCCGGTCGGTAGCCAGCAGAACGATCAGGGTATTGTTCCGGGAGCGAGTGGACGTGACCATCGGTATCGTGCCTCAGGGAATGGAGGGCGGTTTTTTGTTTTTACAGTAGTGGCCGTGCTCCTTGTACTAGCAGAACTGATAGGGGACTTGAGAGCGTCCGCAAAGGATGCTTCCAGGCCAGGGGATTTCTCTGTTTTTTTCTAGAGTTAAAAGTGTCGGTCCCCTATCCCGTTCGCCATGTTTGCCAAATCTGATTGTCGAGATCGAGTTGCTGGAAGTGCTGCCCCGGGATGATTGATTCTCAGGGCTGAAAGGTGTCCCGGTAGGCATAAAGGCCCGGTGTGCCGCCGGTCATCACGAACAATACGTTGTCCCCGGAACCGAAGCGTCCTTGCCCGAGATCGGCCAACAGCCCGGCGAAGGCTTTGCCGGAATACACCGGGTCGATCAGCAGGCCTTCGGCACGCGCCATCAGGCGTACGGCGTCTTGCATGGCTTGCGTTGGCAGGCCGTAGCCGTCGCCCAGTTGACTGCCGTCGATGACAATTTCTTCAGGCTGCACGATGGCGCTGCTGCCCAACAGTGTCAGCGCGTCCCGGGTCAATTGCAGGGTCCGGGCCGCCGACGTATCTCGATCGGATAATACCGAATAGGACTTGACGATCGAGGTGCCGCGATTCAGCAACCGGAAGCCGGCCGCGAGCCCGGCATGGGTACCGGCGCTGCCGTTGGGCACGACTACCTGATTGAAGGTGAGACCGAGTTCGGCCTCCTGCTGCGCGATCTCTGCCGCACAGCGCGCATAACCGAGACTGCCCAGGGGTGTTGAACCGCCCGTGGGAATCACCAGCACCTTGCGACCCGAATCCCGAAGTTGCGCGGCGCGTATCTCGGCCGTCGCGACTGAATCGCTGCCCCCGGCCAGCACCTGCAGGTGTGCGCCGAACAACTGATCGAGCAGAACGTTGCCGTTGCGTTCGTAATCCACATCGGTCTTGGGCACCGATCGGGTAAGGATCAATTCGCAGGCGATGCCCAGGCGAGCACACACGGCTGCGGTCAGGCGCGCATGGTTGGACTGAAGACCGCCCACGGTAATGACCGTGTCGACCCCGACCTGCTGCGCTGCGCCGATATGAAACTCGAGCTTGCGCAGTTTGTTGCCGCCACCGCCGATCAACATGTGATCGTCGCGCTTGAGAAACAGGCCAATGCCCTGCGCCTTGAGGCCCAACAGCTGTTCAAGGCGTTCAGCCCGCTGAATCGGGGTGGGACCTTGCAACAGGTCTGCTCGCGCAAACGAACTCAGCAACTTGTCCAGTAGGGTATGCATCAATAGGGCCTCGTTGTTCGCATTTTATTCATGGGACTGTATGAACAAAGGCCTTCGGTGATAAACCCATCGCCAGTTATTACTCTTCTTACATGATGTAATTAATAGCGAGTGGCTTGATCGCTATGACGGCGGATTTTTCCGGCCGGTTTCGATAGGCTAAGCGGCCTCGGATATTCATGCTTTTGCAGGGGAGGGCGAGTGTCGCCAATCAATGAATACATCGCTTATGTGCAATTGCTGGACGACGCTTATCGGCACTGGACCGGTGAAAGCCTGCCGGCTCCCCGGGCGCTGACAGGACTTGAGCGCTTGCACTGGTTGCACGCGCATGCGCCTTACAGCCTGCTGGCCCATGGTACGGAAGACGACCCTTGTTTCTTCTACGCCAATGAACAGGCGCTGGCCTGCTTCAAATACCCGCGCTCCGCGTTCCTGGGCATGCCGTCACGGTTCAGCGCTTCGCCGCTGGATCGCGCCATGCGCCAGTCGCTGCTGGAGCAGGTCACGGCCAACGGCATTGCCCATGGTTACAGTGGTTATCGGGTGGACCGGGACGGCGAAGCGTTCATGATTCACGAAGGCAAGGTCTGGACGCTGATTGATCAGCGCGGCGAAAACCGTGGCCAGGCGGCGTTGTTCTGGCCGGATGAGCGGAGTATTGGCCGGGTCGATTGAGGCGTGGGCAGGACCGCTTCGCCTCGCGAAGAGGCCATCACATTCAATATCAATGTCGACTGACCCACCGCCATCGCGAGCAAGCTCGCTCCCACAGGGATTCATGCGAGTTTGGATATTTTGTATCCACCACAAATCACTGTGGGAGCGGGCTTGCCCGCGAAGGGGCCGTTACATTCAATATCAATGGCGACTGCCCCAGCGCTTTCGCGGGCAAGCCCACTCCCACAGGGCATCGTCATGCGAGGGAGCGAGGTAGCTATTCAGTGCTGCGCACGAATCTGCATGTGCGGGTTCATGCGTCACCTTGCGCTTGAGCGGCGTGCAGGCCGTCGATGGAAGCCTGGACCAGTGAGCGTGCGGTGCCGAGCATCTGGGAACTGGCCCA
Encoded here:
- a CDS encoding protealysin inhibitor emfourin, coding for MKSLPPLGDDAVVRLSRQGGVAAIHTLTRPREIAFAQCNIDQRTRICSVLEGCLAIEDPASGRGDQRFYEIEVCYRIGEQDDRMVMKVPEDRAPGELVHLWDKGEVL
- a CDS encoding M4 family metallopeptidase produces the protein MTDSRSLRSFIPPYILNRIIAHGSERQRSSALSTLSHVRTLRHTPLPPVRSAAATLLPPSAQPGQVRRSIHDAQGKMLLPGMPARLEGQPATGDPAVDEAYDALGASHDFFWKVLGRDSIDNKGFALIGSVHYGQDYENAFWNGAQMVFGDGDGEIFERFTRSLDVIGHELTHGVIESEAGLVYANQSGALNESLSDVFGVLIKQHVLGQSADEADWLIGADLLTPRIKGVGLRSMAHPGTAYDDPLLGKDPQPDHMRKFVITQEDNGGVHINSGIPNRAFYIAAKAFGGFAWEKTGRIWYDTLCDQGLNNEASFSDFAALTIEHARQRFGADEAQVVRHAWSETGVVPTQEQS
- a CDS encoding FKBP-type peptidyl-prolyl cis-trans isomerase, yielding MNEALQIIDLQPGDGKAAVKGALITTQYRGWLEDGTEFDSSYSRGKPFQCVIGTGRVIKGWDQGIIGMQVGGKRKLLVPAHLAYGERSMGKILPNSNLIFEIELLEVLTRDD
- a CDS encoding RHS repeat-associated core domain-containing protein; the protein is MVTSTRSRNNTLIVLLATDRSQSVLAEVVQGNINRRAYSAYGHQSPDRQPSSCLGFNGELRERHTHWYLPGKGYRAYNPVLMRFHSPDNLSPFRAGGLNPYMFCMGDPINYRDPTGHFVIPTVLIHLVDAGGVASSLGGMGVALSSSGRFAAQGILALGTGALGVLLGTAASANAALVIAPILASSSVVAGAASMTLAYRAARAATARSAQWFQRVARTMDRPPRYSTLSLAAPETLPPSFSSLSLPPPYSPPSPRPPVPTHNATRAQSPVLARPTPDSITVGNQEALLNRPELAITRIGNLPRLQHINETGSKAKTIRTSS
- a CDS encoding D-cysteine desulfhydrase family protein, whose amino-acid sequence is MHTLLDKLLSSFARADLLQGPTPIQRAERLEQLLGLKAQGIGLFLKRDDHMLIGGGGNKLRKLEFHIGAAQQVGVDTVITVGGLQSNHARLTAAVCARLGIACELILTRSVPKTDVDYERNGNVLLDQLFGAHLQVLAGGSDSVATAEIRAAQLRDSGRKVLVIPTGGSTPLGSLGYARCAAEIAQQEAELGLTFNQVVVPNGSAGTHAGLAAGFRLLNRGTSIVKSYSVLSDRDTSAARTLQLTRDALTLLGSSAIVQPEEIVIDGSQLGDGYGLPTQAMQDAVRLMARAEGLLIDPVYSGKAFAGLLADLGQGRFGSGDNVLFVMTGGTPGLYAYRDTFQP
- a CDS encoding MEKHLA domain-containing protein, with amino-acid sequence MSPINEYIAYVQLLDDAYRHWTGESLPAPRALTGLERLHWLHAHAPYSLLAHGTEDDPCFFYANEQALACFKYPRSAFLGMPSRFSASPLDRAMRQSLLEQVTANGIAHGYSGYRVDRDGEAFMIHEGKVWTLIDQRGENRGQAALFWPDERSIGRVD